TGGGTTGTTCTCTTGAGCAATAGGAAAAATGCAACTCTGTGGTTAGGGATAGATACTGATACAGAAGTACACTGAGGTGGCACGTCATTCCTTgtaaaaaccccacaagaaAAAGCCCTCTTGGCTAGAAATGGAAGTGAAAGCACATGAGGGCAGAGTGCCCAGACCCCTTACACCTGCACCTCATACACTGAATCTGGAAAAGTGACTTTCTTTCTGTTGGCTTAAATTTTTTATGTCTATGTCTGCTGACAGTGGCTAGGAAAGGTACTGCTGGCTTCTGCAGAAAATACATGGGTTACATTTTGCCTTTTTCAGATGCATTTCCCTGAATACAACAACAGGAAACTTTAGTACTTGAGGAAGATCTCCCTTGTCCCTTTCCTAAGCTCAGGGATAAGGAACAGGCTACAAGAGCAGAGAAGGATGAGCACAACCTGCTTCTGTCATGAATTCCTGCCACCTGGAACTGCTGCACTGTGGTTGCACAGGGTCTGGATGGCCCTGCTCCTGTGCTTCCAGAGCTGGCACATCCAGCACTGAACTGTATTTTGCTAACTTTAGTTTATTCACAGACACATGAACCTCACCCTGTGGTGTTTGACCTCTCGGACACCAAAACTGTGGTAAATGCTGCTGAGGAGATCCTGAAGACCTTGGGTCACGTGGACATCCTGATCAACAATGCTGGCATCAGCTTCCGAGGCACAATTGTGGACACAGGACTGGATGTGGATAAGAAAGTGATGGAAACAAATTACTTTGGACCTATAGCCCTCACCAAAGGTACCTGTGACCCACAAGATTTGGCTGATGCCTCTGCAGACCAGCACAACTAAGCAGAGCTTCACTTGTGTTTGTAATTGTACGGCACAGGGTGAAGGGAGGTTTGGGGTTATGGGCAGGCTTGAGGGTATGACTGTGTGGGAAATACCCCACTGGAGATGATCCCTGGTTCCATCTCCTGCCTCTAGCCTGGCAGGGACTTGGGAAGAGGTCCAGTTATCCTGTCTGTACTGACAGAACACTGGAGAATGTGGTGGGGGTTCCAGTGGAGCTGCAGCTTTCCTGGGAAGCTTTGATTACACAGAAAGCTCAGCCTGGAGGGTGTCAGCTGCAGGAAATGGGAAGATGTTCTGGGGGCAGGAAAAGCAAGTCCTGCTGCTCACTCTGTGGGAGATCAGAGTCACCACAGCGGCCCTTGTGCAGCCTCTGGCACAAGGAATCCTCTCACAGGTGAATGTCCCAGCCAGACACAGCTTCAGTCAGAGGCATCCCAAGCACTGTCCCAACCCCTGCACTGAACAGGGATCTTGTAATTCCCTTCAGCATCTCTGAGAGCTCTGAAAGCTTTGATTCTTGACAGCAGCAATGGCAGGAGTGTTGTCTGAATGGGTCTTTTCTGTCCTTTGCTAGCACTTCTCCCCTCCATGATCAAGAGGAGACAAGGCCACATTGTGGCCATCAGCAGCGTGCAAGGCAAAATAAGCATTCCTTTCAGATCTGCATGTAAGTACCTCCACAGAAGATGGGAAAGACATATTTGGGGCACCAGGCTGAATAAATACTTGGCTTCTGCTTCCACATTTAGCTCTCTGTGGAattggctgtgtgcagggaaggcagagctgtgcatcACCCTCAATGGGGTCACAAACCACTGACAGCACTCTTCAAACCAAAATCTTAGCTCTCTCCTGAAGTTTTTAAGGGATGGAGAAGGAGaatacattttgaaaacagCTTGATACTCCTGTCTTAACACTTGAGAGTCACCATAATTCCATAATCTTACAGTATTTTATCCTTGTCATTTGTGTGCATTATCTCCTCTTAAGAGcaggaattttttgttttaataaattatGAAGTACAAACAATGCCAGAACAAAATGCCAGAAAACCCTTAGTGCTAAATCAATTATGACAAGAAATATTGCTGGGATTATTGAACAAAAAAGCCTTTTGAAAGATGGATGAACTAAGAGGAGAGCATTTGACACACCAGCATCTGTAAATCACTGAAAGTAAACACCAGAAGTAGAGTGGTGATGGCATACAATGGGTCAGGAATGATGCTGAGTGGGGGACAGCCCAGAATGTCTGAGCCATGGGGTTTTGCAGGTGATGTGGGTGTAGTTGCTCCAGGAAGTGTGTTCTGAGGAGCTGCCAGAGCCACGTAGATCTCTGGTGCTGCTGTACTGATGGTGGCAGTCACAGGCAGTGACCAAAAGGAGTCACTCAACCATTTCACGGGGGAAAATTCTGCCCTAGGCCACgcttccctgctctgcctgcctgggTGATGTGGTGTTGCCATGTGTGCAGCCAAGCCCTGAACCTGTTCTGCAAGTCCCCAGTGCTCAGCACGTGCAgggcagccagctctgccttccaaAGGTTTTGGGTCTCCTCTATCAGGAGTGGGAGGCAGCTTGGGTTCACTCTGGAGTGCTTTGGCAGGGCTGTGATATTAAGCTCAGGATCCCAGCCAGTTTTCTACTTGAGTTTATGTTTTGTCTTCCTAAATTGCCTCTGACTCCCACTACCTGTTGCTGTCATtcactaaacaaaaaaaacaaaacaaacatagAGGCTGGGGAACAGTTCTTGGGTTCTTGCTGAGGAATGGCTGCATTGCAGTGAAAAATCCATTCAGAAAGTGAAAattccttcagctcctcctccttGGCGCACAatccttttcctgttttccagatGCTGCCTCTAAGCATGCTACCCAGGCCTTCTTTGACTGTCTGCGAGCAGAGGTGGAGCAGTATGACATTGAAGTGACAGTTGTGAGCCCTGGATACATCCAGACAAACCTGTCCCTCAACGCTGTCACAGCGGATGGATCTCGCTATGGAGGTGAGATACCACTCACTGCcctatttttaaagcatctccAAGTTATTATAAGGTGTGTTTGCAACACCTAGCCTCTGGTGGGGACACAGATTAGCCCTGAAGGTTCAAAAACCTTGGATGCAAGGTAGGGACAGCAAGCCCCAAAATTTAGCCTTCCCAGACTGCAACTATTGTCTTCTGGGCCAACCATGAGGAACACCTGcctgtgctcccagagctggagtAAAAACCAAAGCAAGCAGCCATGTGCAGGTAGAACAGTCCTGGGAAGGGCACTTGACTGAGGCTTTACACGGTG
The Cinclus cinclus chromosome 16, bCinCin1.1, whole genome shotgun sequence DNA segment above includes these coding regions:
- the DHRS7B gene encoding dehydrogenase/reductase SDR family member 7B isoform X4 produces the protein MDFTSTVIIPLLFGSLGIFALFRLLQWMRMRAYLQEAVVVITGATSGLGKGTKTVVNAAEEILKTLGHVDILINNAGISFRGTIVDTGLDVDKKVMETNYFGPIALTKALLPSMIKRRQGHIVAISSVQGKISIPFRSAYAASKHATQAFFDCLRAEVEQYDIEVTVVSPGYIQTNLSLNAVTADGSRYGVMDKTTAEGQTAAEVAQVVLSAVGQKKKEVLVAGLTPCLAVYLRNLCPRLFFTLMASRAKKERKVKGS